A part of Primulina eburnea isolate SZY01 chromosome 10, ASM2296580v1, whole genome shotgun sequence genomic DNA contains:
- the LOC140803942 gene encoding uncharacterized protein — MESLQAEKTGLTRIAARMSSDSKKPGSGAGAAAGGGGGFGARLNHYLYSGEKKHVAAGIAIIGVLFGIPWYLKNRGSKHQSHQDYMEKADKARSERLSAGSSTAR, encoded by the exons ATGGAAAGCTTGCAAGCGGAGAAGACGGGTTTAACGAGAATAGCAGCAAGAATGAGCAGTGATTCGAAGAAACCCGGCAGTGGAGCCGGTGCGGCGGCTGGAGGAGGAGGGGGATTTGGCGCTAGATTGAATCACTATCTATACAGCGGTGAGAAGAAGCATGTGGCGGCTGGCATCGCTATCATTGGAGTCCTCTTTGGTATCCCATGGTACCTCAAGAATCGAG GCTCGAagcatcaatctcatcaagaTTACATGGAAAAGGCCGATAAAGCTAGAAGTGAAAGACTTTCTGCTGGTTCGTCCACAGCCAGGTGA
- the LOC140803426 gene encoding LOW QUALITY PROTEIN: putative receptor-like protein kinase At1g80870 (The sequence of the model RefSeq protein was modified relative to this genomic sequence to represent the inferred CDS: inserted 2 bases in 1 codon) — translation MASRQPSPLDSKPKTSIIFLATTISASPLIIFVILYLLHRFWYSLVHRSRTSPYDSTEPLNKLQRFTYRELKNATNNFSESNTIGRGGSGTVFRGILKDGKLVAVKLLDSASLQCEQEFQNELKILGGLKSSFLVCLLGFCVEKEKRLVVYEYMPSKSLQESLFVESDNLCLNWTRRFSIILDVTKALAFLHLECEPAVIHGDVKPSNVLLDAEFRAKLSDFGLSRVKLEGEFGVDLFSQDLGKSQELWKSQELSENWNAGGLVGENGIHENEEVDFALALQATSSLKTSCKINHIDSRCCNMKGKELLSDDNGGEDCDKFMPYDCDLCDMDHCKDNSNDNVFVGAKQWGKDWWWRQDGSGELCSKDYVNEWIGTQICSSPNPHWDEEMGVSTEQANLDNCKTKGKFDEAIGKPVREHGIEYPNTVMENGVRKGTEISQPVCTKKHRAMHEWWKEESLDELDNKNRDPKKSQVWRKKWFRVPHFGLGKSFHFRRRKNKMGHKECKLVNKNVEFSFSEGXRRKKKVRSTGSDMWSGDLFSRELSSTTSMRGTLCYVAPECSGSCGYLMEKADIYSLGVLILVIVSGRRPLHVLSSPMRPEKANLVSWSRLLARSGSLLELVDERLNSEYNKEQASLCVNLALSCIQKTPELRPDIGDIVKILNGEMELLPLPLEFSPSPTSRRRLR, via the exons ATGGCTTCAAGACAGCCTTCACCACTTGATTCGAAACCGAAAACAAGCATAATTTTCCTTGCAACCACAATATCTGCATCTCCTTTGATTATCTTTGTTATTCTGTATCTTCTTCACCGTTTCTGGTACTCTCTGGTGCACAGGTCCCGCACCAGCCCATATGATTCCACCGAGCCACTGAACAAGCTTCAAAGATTCACTTACAGAGAGCTCAAGAATGCAACCAACAATTTCAGTGAGTCCAATACAATAGGCAGAGGAGGTTCCGGCACTGTTTTTAGAGGTATTCTAAAGGATGGTAAATTGGTGGCTGTGAAACTTCTTGACTCAGCTTCATTACAGTGTGAGCAAGAATTCCAGAATGAGTTGAAGATTCTTGGTGGGCTAAAGTCTTCTTTTCTTGTTTGTTTATTGGGTTTTTGTGTAGAAAAAGAGAAGAGACTTGTGGTTTATGAGTACATGCCTAGCAAGAGTTTGCAAGAATCTTTATTTGTTGAGTCTGATAATTTGTGCTTGAATTGGACCAGGAGGTTTTCCATTATTCTAGATGTTACAAAGGCATTAGCTTTCTTGCATCTTGAGTGTGAACCAGCTGTGATCCATGGTGATGTGAAGCCAAGCAATGTGTTGCTTGATGCTGAGTTCAGAGCCAAGCTGTCGGATTTCGGGTTGTCGAGAGTGAAGCTCGAGGGTGAATTTGGGGTAGATTTGTTTAGCCAGGACTTGGGGAAAAGTCAAGAGTTGTGGAAGAGTCAAGAGCTTTCGGAAAACTGGAATGCCGGTGGTTTAGTTGGAGAGAATGGGATTCATGAAAATGAGGAGGTAGATTTTGCTTTGGCTTTGCAAGCGACTTCTTCTTTGAAAACTAGTTGCAAGATTAATCATATCGATAGTAGATGTTGTAATATGAAGGGAAAAGAGTTGTTGAGTGATGATAATGGTGGGGAGGATTGTGATAAGTTTATGCCTTATGATTGTGATTTATGTGATATGGATCATTGCAAAGATAATAGTAATGATAACGTTTTCGTTGGCGCGAAACAATGGGGAAAAGACTGGTGGTGGAGACAAGATGGGAGTGGTGAACTATGTAGCAAAGATTATGTGAATGAGTGGATTGGGACTCAAATCTGTTCTTCACCGAATCCCCATTGGGATGAAGAAATGGGGGTATCCACGGAGCAAGCCAACTTGGATAACTGCAAAACGAAAGGTAAATTCGACGAAGCAATTGGGAAACCTGTAAGAGAACATGGGATTGAGTATCCTAATACAGTAATGGAGAATGGTGTACGAAAGGGAACCGAAATATCTCAGCCTGTGTGTACTAAGAAGCATCGGGCTATGCACGAATGGTGGAAAGAAGAGAGTTTAGATGAACTCGATAACAAGAACCGTGACCCAAAAAAGAGCCAAGTATGGAGAAAAAAATGGTTCAGAGTACCACATTTTGGTTTAGGGAAAAGCTTTCACTTCAGGAGGAGGAAGAACAAAATGGGACACAAAGAGTGTAAACTTGTTAACAAGAACGTGGAGTTTAGTTTCAGTGAAGG TAGGAGGAAAAAGAAAGTGCGTTCCACGGGGAGCGACATGTGGAGTGGCGATCTTTTCAGTCGAGAGTTAAGTAGCACAACGAGCATGAGAGGGACACTATGTTATGTAGCACCAGAATGCAGTGGCTCATGTGGATACTTAATGGAGAAAGCTGATATATACAGCCTAGGTGTACTGATTCTAGTCATTGTATCGGGTAGAAGACCGTTGCACGTGCTTTCGTCCCCAATGAGACCTGAGAAAGCAAACTTAGTGAGCTGGTCTCGGCTCCTGGCTCGATCCGGAAGCCTGCTAGAACTCGTGGATGAACGGCTCAATAGCGAGTACAATAAAGAACAGGCAAGCTTGTGTGTTAACTTGGCACTTTCTTGCATACAGAAGACGCCGGAGCTGAGACCGGATATTGGTGACATTGTGAAGATATTGAACGGTGAAATGGAGCTTTTACCACTTCCATTGGAGTTCTCCCCTTCTCCTACTTCAAGAAGAAGGCTCAGGTGA